CCTCTTCTTTTGTAGATACATCAACTACATGGAAGCAGGAAACCAAACAGGATTTTTAGAGTTTATCCTTCTCGGACTCTCTGAGGATCCAGAACTGCAGCCGTTCATATTTGGGCTGTTCCTGTCCATGTACCTGGTCACGGTGCTGGGAAACCTACTCATCATCCTGGCCATCAGCTctgactcccacctccacacccccatgtacttcttcctctccaacctgtcctGGGTTGACATCTGTTTCAGCACTTGCATCGTCCCCAAGATGCTGGTGAACATCCAGACCGAGAACAAAGCCATCTCCTACATGGACTGCCTCACACAGGTCTATTTCTCCATgttttttcctattctggacaCGCTACTCCTGACCGTGATGGCCTATGACCGGTTTGTGGCCATCTGCCACCCTCTGCACTATATGATCATCATGAACCCCCGCCTCTGTGGCCTCCTGGTTTTTGTCACCTGGCTCATTGGTGTCATGACATCCCTCCTccatatttctctgatgatgcGTCTAACCTTCTGTAAAGATTTTGAAATTCCACATTTTTTCTGCGAACTGACACACATCCTCCAGCTGGCCTGCTCTGATACCTTCCTGAACAGCATGTTGATATACTTTATGACGGGTGTGCTGGGCGTTTTTCCCCTCCTTGGGATCATTTTCTCTTATTCACGAATTGCTTCATCCATAAGGAAGATGTCCTCATCTGGGGGAAAACAAAAAGCACTTTCCACCTGTGGGTCTCACCTCTCCGTCGTTTCTTTATTTTATGGGACAGGCATTGGGGTCCACTTCACTTGTGCGGTGACTCACTCTTCCCAGAAAATCTCTGTGGCCTCGGTGATGTACACTGTGGTCACCCCCATGTTGAACCccttcatctacagcctgaggAACAAGGATGTGAAGGGAGCCCTGGGGAGACTCCTCAGCAGGGCAACCTCTTGTTTGTGATGGATCCCTTGGCCCCAGGACTAAGATGTTTTGTGAGCACCAatgacaaaaatgttttattttgaaattcttactctttaaaattaaaaaaaattttttttatactttgaGAGTACAAATGCAGATTTCTTAACATGCATTTGCATAAGGGTGAAGTCTGAGCTTTTGGCCTACCAATTACCTGAATAGTGAACAtaaggcaaatttttttttttttttttttttttgagacagagtctcgctctgtcttccaggctggagtgcagtggagtgatctcggctcactgcaacctccgcctcccgggttcaagcgattcttctgcctcagcctcctgagtagctgagattacaggtgtgtgccaccacatgccttttagtagagacagggtttcaccatcttggccaggctggtctcaaactcctgaccttgtgatccacctgccttggcctcccaaagtgctgggattacaggcatgagccaccacgcccagccaaggcaGTTTTTAAACTCTCACGCCCCTCTCACCTTTTGcagtctccagtgtccattattCTGTTATAATGCCCATGCGTatacattgtttagctcccaattataagtgagatcatgcagcatTTGACTTTGTTTCTATACTACCTTACTTAAGAGAATGGCTTCCAGTCCCATtgatgttgctgcaaaagacatgatttcatccttttttatggctgagtagtactccattgtatatatcctagatatctatatagatataaatatatatagatacataccatgttttctttttttaaaaaaattatttttatgtcagtAGTTTTTGGTGTACATGTGGTTTTTcattacatggataagttctttagtggtaactTCTGAGTTTTTGGGGTACCCGTCACCCAAGTGGTAGTAGTCTCTTCTTattcctcacccccctcccaacCTTTCTCCCttcaagtccccaaagttcattataTTGTTCATATCCCTtagtgtcctcatagcttagctcccacttataactgagaacatacGATATATTCATATGGATCTTATGTATGTTGGTTGAACACACAAACAAGCCcaggtttttcattcctgagttacttcacctagagtaatggcctccagttccatccaagttgctacaaaagacattatttgtggagaggatgtggagaaataggaacacttttacactgttggtgggactgtaaactagttcaaccattgtggaagtcagtgtggcgattcctcagggatctagaactagaaataccatttgacccagccgtcccattactgggtatatacccaaaggactataaatcatgctgctataaagacacatgcacacgtatgtttattgcagcactattcacaatagcaaagacttggaaccaacccaaatgtccaacaatgatagactggattaagaaaatgtggcacatatacaccatggaatactatgcagccataaaaaatgatgagttcatgtcctttgtagggacatggatgaaattggaaatcatcattctcagtaaactatcgcaaggacaaaaaaccaaacactgcatgttctcactcatagatgggaattgaacaatgagaacacatggacacaggaaggggaatatcacactctggggactgttgtggggtggggggaggggggagggatagcactgggagatatacctaatgctaaatggcgagttaatgggtgcagcacaccagcatggcacatgtatacatatgtaactaacctgcatattgtgcacatgtaccctaaaacttaaagtataataataataataataataataaaaagacattatttggttcctttttatggataagtagtattccatggtgtatacataccacaatcttcatccactcattggttgatgggcacttaggttggttccatgccTTTGTAATTGCTAattatgttgctataaacatgcaggtgtgtgtgtctttttcacataatgactttgtttcctttgggtagatagccAGTAGTGGAACTGCTGAACTGAaaggtagttctacttttagttctttttttttttttttttaagacagagtctcattctgttgcccaggctggagtgcagtggcatgatctcatctcactgcaacctctgcctcccaggttcaagcgattctcctgcctcaacctcctgagtagctgggactacaggcacctggcaccacacccagctaattcttgtatttttagtagagacagggtttcaccctgttggccaggctggtcttgaactcctgacctcaggtgatatgcccacctcagccccccaaagtgctgggattacaggcatgagccactgtgcctggtcttctagttctttaagaccccacttttaaaaaaatccagtcctccattgatggacacgtaggttgattccatgtctttgctaatgtgaatagtgccatGATAAACACGGGGGCGTAAGTTAACAATCTCCAAGTAATTTCCTTGATGGCACGTCTGTCCTATGTGCTGTTCAAAAATTGTGTCCTTGGTCATCATTCTTAATTCTCCATTAGTGAGTTCTGAACATGGATTTGAAGCATTTGCTATAGCTTTGTTATCTCAAGTGGTGGCACAGAGTTCTTAAGCTATTGATTGTTCACTGACTTTATTTCTATGTGTTTGCatgtgggtttttgttgtttgtgtgtTGGATCATGAACAGATCAACagtgtttatttgttttcctacTGGATGAAGTATGATTAAAAGACATATTTAAATATAGCTGGTTATATATCTCCAATGTCTCTTCTTCTTCTAAGAATGTCAGTCCTATTAGATCAGGGCCTGACCCTTATGATTTCATTAAACTTTAATTACCTCCATAAGGACCCTGTATCCAAAGACAGTCATCACATTGGGGGTGAGGACTTCACTATATTAACTTTGGGGGGTGCAATTTAGTCCATAAGAGATGTTTAGGCAGATCTGAGAAAGTTTCTGCCGACTCTATGGGGAGCTCTAAAGCTAGGGCTGCTCTTTGGAGAATTCTCACATTGTGTAGAAATAACCAGGCCCTATTACCCCAGGAAAAGTGGGGCCTTGAGGGTGCTAGGGACAGAGGGtggagaaattctaggcagaaaagggcagTTCCCAGGCAAAACCCCACCCTCAAGCCAAAAAGCCTGAAACTGCAGCCCAAAGTAAGAACTTATATCCCTGTTTTCCTGCTTGAATATTACCTTTTCCTAAACCACCCctggccctgccccaccccatgcTATGCCTATAAAAATCCCAGACTCAGCCAGTAGATGTAACTGTGGCTGGACATCAGAGAGAAGCAGCTTTGACCTCAGAAGGACAGCTTGATGGTataacttcagagaagaattCAGCAGGAGATGGCTGGACTTCATTACCTGCCTGCCCCATCCCCTTTTCAGCTTCCCTTACCTGAGAGCCACTTTGATCAGACATAAAATCCCTCCCGCATTTAACATCCTTCAATTCGTTCATGCAATCTCATTTTTCCTAGATGCTGGAAAAGTGCTCAGGAGCCACAAGTGTGGATACAAAAGCCTGTCATACTGGCCCTTTGCCCTCGCTGGTGGAGGGCAGCCACTTCATGCAAAAAGGCAAAgggcccactgagctgttaacacttaacaccccaccctaatcttttattatgcagatggatTCTCTGCCTGGCCGGTGCCATGTTGCCTGTGTCTTTACTGCACACGGgctgacaaagaaaagggaagatagaCTCCATGTTGAACGTGTCTGGCCCTCAATTAGCCCTTTCCTATTGGCGCAGCTGCTAGGATTCACCCATGCAAGCTTGCAGttgcttatctatgtctgcagcaGATTTTTCAGGCTTCTCTTTgtcagaaaagaaatgatttgggggttGCTTTTTGTTAGGGAAATTCCTCCAAGGACTCTTTTACCCTCACtctctgcctaaataatttctttctatctcctgtatcaatatggctgagtctggggcttttatgggctcagaatgggggagGGACAGACCATAGGTATTATTATTCAAAAAGGCAACATTCGATTGGCTAAAAGgcattattcaaaaaaaaaaatctgttgggaAAGGGCAAGtaaacaagaacagaatttctcaCTCTGGGTCGCAGGTTTCATCCGGGACCAGTAGTCCAGTCTTTCAGCCTATAGACTgtttttggcttgaaggtggggttttacTGGGGACCCACCCCATCTGCCTGGGTATTTGGCTGTCTCCTGTCACTATCACAGAGATGACAAGAACACAACAAAGTAAAGAACCGCAACATTCAAATGGATAATTTTTGAGGAAGCCATGTCAGTGCATGACATGAAAATGATTTAAATGATGCTTTAGATATCTCAAGAACAGCTGAAAGTAAACTGATCAAAGACAGAAATTTGATGATCGTGTACAGAGAAGAAAAGTATAAAAGTAATTAATCACTGAAGGAGTTGTTGAAtagaaatatacaaaaacattAAGCAATTTCATAGGTGCTTTAGGAATGGGAAACAGAGGCATGTcttttagagagagaaaaaaagagccagaatatTTAAATTCACTTTTGCCTTAGGTAGTTGTAATACCCAGGAAACAGGAGGATGTTCCATCTAACAtcgctcggattacaggcgtgagccaccgcatctaagaaatattattaaacatatcacagagtgtacatgCAATGTGTACACTTACTGTGTTGTTAGCAGTAATAGCGAAGAGATATTATGAGTCATGTCACATGGTGTACATCCACTGTGATATTAACATTAATATTGAAGAGATATTATGAATCACATAACAGGGTGTACAACCATTGTTATATTAGCAGTAATATCAAAGAGATGTTATGAATCATatcacatggtgtacacccactgtgatattggcAGTAAAATCGAAGAGATATTTTGAATCATATCACATGGTGTATACCCATTGTGATATTAGCAGTATTATCAAAGAGATATTATGAATCATATCCcaggtgtacacccactgtgatattagcagtaatttctaaaagatattattaattatatcacagggtgtacacccattCTGATATTTGCAGTAATATCAAAGAGATATTATTTGCAGTAATATCAAAGAGATATTATTAGCAGTAATATTGAagagatattatgaataatatcccAGCATGTACACACAGGGTGTTTACAGATTAAGAACTGCAGCCCATCCTCTTTGGGCTGTTCTTGTCCATGTACCTGGTCATGATGCTGGGGAACCTTCTCATCATCCTGGCCATCAGCTctgactcccacctccacacccccacgtacttcttcctctccaatctGTCCTTGGCTGACATCGGTTTCACCTCCACCACGGTccccaagatgattgtggacatGCAAACTCACAGCAGAGTCATCTCCTATGCAGGCTGCCTGACTCAGATgtctttttttgtcctttttgcaTGTATGGATGACATGCTTCTGAGTGTGATGGCCTATGACCGGTTTGTGGCCATCTGTCACCCTCCGGATTACCCAGTTACCATGAACCCATGTTTCTGTGGCTTCCtagttttgttgtctttttttctcagtcttttagACTCCCAGCTGCACAATTGGATTGCCTTACAAATTACCTGCTTCAAGGATGTGGAAATTCCCAATTTCTTCTGTGACCCTTCCCAACTCCCCCACCTTGCCTGTTGTGACACCTTCACCAATGACATAGTCATGTATTTCCTTGCtgccatatttggttttcttcccATCTTGGGGATCCTTTTCTCTTACTATAAAATTGTTTCCTCCATTCTGAGGGTTTCATCATCAGGTGGGAGGTATAAAGCCTTCGCCACCTGTGGCTCTCACCTGTcagttgtttgcttattttatggAACAGCCCTTGGAGGGTACCTCAGTTCAGACATGTCCTCTTATCCCAGAAAGGGTGCAGTGGCTTCAGTGATGTACACAGTggtcacccccatgctgaacccgttcatctacagcctgagaaacagggacaTTGAAAGTGCCCTGCAGCGGCTGCATGGCAGAATAGTCTAATCTCATGATCTTATTATCTGTTCCATTCTTTAGCGTGGGTTGGAAAAGGCAGCAAGGTCAAATATCCAGACCTGCAAAGAATATTGCTTCCTTCGTTATGTCTCTAGTTGGAATTGCTGAGTATTCTGATATGTTTTGTTCTTAATAAACATCATGATTGAATTCAATATACTTAGACTCTTTTAGTTTCTGGGCAATGACCCTGGTATCCAGGTGAAATTacattcttcttctttcttctttcttctcttctccttcttcttctccttctccttctccttcttcttcttttttgagatggattctcgctgttttgcccaggctggagtgcagtggtgtgatctcagctcactacaacctctgcctcccgggttcaagcaattctcctgcctcagcctcctgagtagctgggactacaggcacccaccaccacgttcggctaatttttgcagttttagtagagacggagtttcaccatgttggctaggctggtctcgaactcctgaccttgtgatctg
This portion of the Pongo abelii isolate AG06213 chromosome 20, NHGRI_mPonAbe1-v2.0_pri, whole genome shotgun sequence genome encodes:
- the LOC100452669 gene encoding olfactory receptor 7D2, whose protein sequence is MEAGNQTGFLEFILLGLSEDPELQPFIFGLFLSMYLVTVLGNLLIILAISSDSHLHTPMYFFLSNLSWVDICFSTCIVPKMLVNIQTENKAISYMDCLTQVYFSMFFPILDTLLLTVMAYDRFVAICHPLHYMIIMNPRLCGLLVFVTWLIGVMTSLLHISLMMRLTFCKDFEIPHFFCELTHILQLACSDTFLNSMLIYFMTGVLGVFPLLGIIFSYSRIASSIRKMSSSGGKQKALSTCGSHLSVVSLFYGTGIGVHFTCAVTHSSQKISVASVMYTVVTPMLNPFIYSLRNKDVKGALGRLLSRATSCL
- the LOC103893034 gene encoding olfactory receptor 7E24-like, giving the protein MVYTHCDIGKLQPILFGLFLSMYLVMMLGNLLIILAISSDSHLHTPTYFFLSNLSLADIGFTSTTVPKMIVDMQTHSRVISYAGCLTQMSFFVLFACMDDMLLSVMAYDRFVAICHPPDYPVTMNPCFCGFLVLLSFFLSLLDSQLHNWIALQITCFKDVEIPNFFCDPSQLPHLACCDTFTNDIVMYFLAAIFGFLPILGILFSYYKIVSSILRVSSSGGRYKAFATCGSHLSVVCLFYGTALGGYLSSDMSSYPRKGAVASVMYTVVTPMLNPFIYSLRNRDIESALQRLHGRIV